Part of the Cryptosporangium arvum DSM 44712 genome, GTAACGTGCGTTTCCGGTGCCGGCGATCCGGGGGTTCGCCGGAGCCGCCGCTGGGCCCCGTTTTCCCGGACGATACCGTCGCCCCGCGGTTACCCGAGGTTGCCGTCGGCGCGGGGATCAACCGCCGGCCGGCGCCTCGCGGTCCGTCATGAGGAGAGGACCTTTCAGATGCAACCCGGTGACCGTTCGCGGACGTCCCTTGCCGGGTCCGACCCGTCGGGCCAGTCGGCCGAGGAGGTCGTCGACAACCTCTGGGCGGCCCTACAACGGAGCAAAGGACAGGAGTCTCGAGTGCCAGACGTCGACACGAGCGACCGGCCGGGTGACAGCACCCGCAGCACGCCGCCGGTGACGCCGGCTCAGCGCGGTCCCGGAGCGCCGGGCAGCAGTGCGTCCCCGTCGTCCTCCCCCGGCAGCTCGTCGAGCGGATCGTCGACCACGCCGGCCGGCGGCACCAGCACGCCGAGCCCGAACCCGACGTTCGGTTCCGGTTCGCCGGCCACGGGCACCCCGGGCCCGGGGTCGGCCGGGGCCGGCAGCCCCGGAACCGGATCGCCGGCCGGAGCGGGCGGTCCCGGCGCGGGATCGACGTCCGGAGCGGGCGGTCCCGGTGTCGGTGCGCCCGGGGCCGGTGCGCCCGGGGCCGGTACCTCCGGTGCGGGATCGACGTCCGGGGACGGCACCGCGGGCCTGGTGCCCGCCGGTCGTCCCGCCGGCGCCGGCGGAGCCCGCCCGGGCCTCAACGGCGGACGTGACGCCGGTGGCGCAGCCGCCCGCCCGGACGTCCAGCCGCTGCTGGAGGCCGAGTACGCGGCGACCGTGCGCGAACGGTGGTTCGGGGTGCAGTCGGCGTTCGTCGACGACCCGGAGAGCGCGGTGCGTGAGGCCAGCGTCGTGCTGGAGGACTCGATCGGCGAGATCGGGCGCGGCCTGGAGCGGCTGCGCCGATCGGTGACCGACGCCGCCGAGGCGGCCGACGGCACCGAGGACCTCCGCGTCGCCCTCCTCCGCCACCGCGAAGTGATCGGCCGGCTGCTGCAGCTCTGAGCGCACGACGAAGCCCCCGCCGAGGCGGGGGCTTCGTCGTGTCAGCGCACCGGGGTGCCGTCCGCGCGGAGGGCGGCTTTCACCTCGCCGATCGTGAGTTCCCCGAAGTGGAAGACGCTCGCGGCGAGGACGGCGTCGGCCCCGGCGGCGATCGCGGGCGGGAAGTGCTCGAGGGCCCCGGCGCCGCCGGACGCGATCACCGGCACGTCGACGACCGCGCGCACCGCGGTGATCAGCGGCAGGTCGTACCCGTCCTTCGTCCCGTCGCCGTCCATCGAGTTCAGCAGGATCTCGCCGACGCCGTACTCCTGGCCGCGGGCCGCCCACTCGACCGCGTCGATCCCGGTGCCCCGCCGGCCCCCGTGCGTCGTCACCTCGAAGCCGCTCGGCGTGGGCGGGCCGTCGACCACCCGCCGGGCGTCCACCGACAGCACGACGCACTGCGAGCCGAACCGCTCGGCCGCTTCACGCAGGAGTTCCGGCCGGGCGATCGCCGCGGTGTTGATGCCGACCTTGTCGGCGCCGGCCCGCAGGAGCGCGTCGACGTCGTCGGTGGTGCGTACCCCGCCACCGACGGTCAGCGGGATGAAGACCGTCTCGGCCGTGCGCCGCACCACGTCGTAGGTGGTCTCCCGCCCGGACGAGGACGCGGTGATGTCGAGGAACGTCAGCTCGTCGGCCCCGGCCGCGTCGTAGGCCCTGGCCAGCTCGACCGGGTCACCGGCGTCACGCAGCCGGGTGAAGTTGACGCCCTTGACGACCCGGCCCTTGTCGACGTCCAGACACGGGATGACCCGGACCGCGACCGTCATTCCGCGACCGCCGACAGCGCCTCGGGCAGCGTGAACGCCCCGGCGTAGAGCGCCTTGCCGACGATCGCGCCCTCGACGCCGATCGGCACCAGCGTCGCGAGCTCACGCAGGTCGTCCAGCGTGGACACCCCGCCGGACGCGATCACCGGCCGGTCGGTCGCCGCGCACACCGACTTCAGCAGCTCGACGTTCGGGCCGGTCAGCGTCCCGTCGCGGCGCACATCGGTGACGACGTAGCGCGCGCAGCCCTCGGCGTCGAGCCGGGCCAGCACCTCGAACAGCTCACCGCCGTCCTTCGTCCAGCCCCGCGCGGACAGCGTCGTGCCCCGGACGTCGAGGCCGACCGCGATCCGGTCGCCGTGCTCGGCGATGGCCTTGGCGCACCACTCGGGGTCCTCCAGCGCGGCGGTGCCGATGTTGACCCGCCGGCAGCCGGTGGCCAGCGCGGCACGCAGTGAGGCGTCGTCGCGGATGCCGCCGGAGAGCTCGACCTGCACGTCGAGCGCCCGGACGACCTCGGCCAGCTGGGCGGCGTTGGAGCCACGGCCGAACGCCGCGTCGAGGTCGACGAGGTGGATCCACTCGGCACCGTCGCGCTGCCAGGTGAGGGCGGCCTCCAGCGGGTCGCCGTACGACGTCTCGCTGCCGGCCTCCCCCTGCACCAGCCGGACGGCCTGGCCGTCGGCGACGTCGACCGCGGGGAGCAGCTCGAGCCTGGTCATATCTAGCGCACACTCCGGGAGTAATCAGTACGGGTCAGAGCAAGCAGGACCGGGGTCAGCAGTAACGCGAGAACGACCGCGCCGATCCGCAGGGCCCACGAGTCGATCGTGACGAACACGACGAGGATCAGGACGAGCAGGCCCATCGCGATCGCGGCGACCTGCGCGCGATCACGCCGCGAACGCATCTTTCCGGTGCGCCCCCGCCCGAGGAAGCCGCGCCCGGATCGTCCGCGCCCGGATCCGGGGCGACCGGACGCCGTGCGGCCGGGGAGCAGCGCGCGGACCGCACGGTAGGGGGCGGTGAGGATCGCCCGCCGCCGGGCGCGGCGCTCGGCCTCGCGCCGCAACCGCTCGGCCTCGGCCTCGCGTGCGGCCCGCGCCAGCGCGCGCGCCTTGCTGGTCATCGGGGTTCCGCCGTGGTCGTCATGACAACGCTCGTACCCAGTTCGCGAGCACCGCAGCACCGGCGTCGCCGGACTTCTCCGGGTGGAACTGGGTCGCCGCCACCGCGTCGCGTTCGATCGCGGCCAGGAACGGCTCGTCGTGGGTGGCGGTGGTGAGCACCCCGTCGACGCCGGACGCCGGGGCGGCGTAGGAGTGGACGAAGTAGAACCGCTCGTCCTCGACGCCACGGAAGAGCTGCGAGCCCGCGCCGACGTCGATCGTGTTCCAGCCCATGTGCGGGATACGCCGCGCGGTCAGCCGGGTGACACCACCGGCGAAGACACCCAGCCCGTGCGTGCGCACCCCGTGCTCGACGCCGTAGTCGAACAGCACCTGCATGCCGACGCAGATGCCGAGCACCGGCCGGGAATCGGCGACCCGCGCGTGGATGACCTCCTGCGCGCCGAGCTTCTCGATCCCGGCCATGACCGCCGCGAACGCCCCGACGCCGGGCACGACCAGTCCGTCGGCCTCGGCGGCGGCGGCTAGGTCGGGGGTGACCGTGACGTCGGCACCGGCCCGCTCGAGTGCCCGCTCGGCCGAGCGGAGGTTGCCCGACCCGTAGTCCAGTACGACGACCCGCGGGCTCATCCGGACAACCGCCCCTTCGTCGACGGGATGCCGCTCACCCGCGGGTCGAACGCGGTCGCGTCACGCAGCGCCCTGGCGACGGCCTTGAACTGCGACTCCGCGATGTGGTGCGGGTCGCGGCCGGAGCGGACGAGCACGTGCAGCGCGATCGAGGCGTTGTGGGTGAACGCCTCCCAGATGTGCCGGACCAGCGTCGCCGGGAAGGCGGGGCCGATCGTGGCCACCTCCATCACCGCGGGCTCCTCGTGCACCAGGTAGGGACGCCCGGCCAGGTCGACCGCGACCTGCACCAGGGCCTCGTCGAGCGGCACCAGCGCGTCGCCGAACCGGCGGATGCCGGCCTTGTCGCCGAGCGCCTGGTTGAACGCCTGCCCGAGCGCGATCGCGGTGTCTTCCACCGTGTGGTGCGCGTCGATGTGCAGGTCCCCGACGGTCTGCACGGTCAGGTCGAACCCGCCGTGCTTCCCGAGCTGGTTGAGCATGTGGTCGTAGAAGCCGACGCCGGTGGAGATGTCACACGTCCCCGACCCGTCGAGGTCGATCTCCACGAGTACCTTCGACTCGCCGGTCGCCCGCTCGATCCGCCCGGTGCGGCTCATGCTTCGCCTTTCGTGGTGGTGGCGGCGCCTTCGAGTGACTCGGTGAGGGCCGCGAGGAACGCGTCGGTCTCGGCCGGGGTGCCCGCGGTGACCCGCAGGTGGCCGGGCAGGCCGACGTCACGGATGAGGACCCCGTGCTCGAGCACCCGCTGCCAGACCGCTTTCTGGTCGCCGAGGCCACCGAACAGCACGAAGTTCGCGTCGCTGGGGACGACGTCGAGGCCGCGCGCGGTCAGCTCGGCGACGATCCGGTCGCGCTGCTCCTTGATCGCCTCGACCGTGGCGAGCAGCACGTCGGCGTGCGCGAGCGCCGCGCGGGCCGCGGCCTGGGTGATCGACGAGAGGTGGTAGGGCAACCGGACCAGCCGGATCGCGTCGACCACCGCCGGATCGGCGGCCAGATAACCGAGCCGGGCACCGGCCAGCGCGAACGCCTTGCTCATCGTGCGGGTGACGACCAGCCGGTGGCTCGCGCCGAGCAACGACAGCGCGCTCGGCGTGCCCTCGCGGGCGAACTCCGCGTAGGCCTCGTCGACGACGACGACGCCGCGGGCCGCGTCCAGCACGGCTTCGACGACGTCGAGCCCGAGCGCGGTACCGGTCGGGTTGTTCGGCGAGCAGAGGAACACGACGTCGGGGTCGTGGCGGCGCACGTCGGCGGCGGCGCTCTCCGCGTCGACCGAGAAGTCGGCGTTGCGCCGGCCGTCGATCCACGCGGTGCCGGTGCCCAGCGCCAGGATCGGGTGCATCGAGTACGCGGGCGTGAAGCCCAGCGCGGTGCGCCCGGGGCCGCCGAACACCTGCAGCAGCTCCTGCAGCACCTCGTTGGAGCCGTTGGCGGCCCAGAGATTGTGGACGGTGAGCCCGTGCCCGACGTAACGCGCCAGATCCTCGCGGAGCGCGACGGCCTCGCGGTCGGGGTACCGGTTGAGGCCGGCCGCCTCCGCGCGGACCGCGGCCACGATCGCCTCGACGACGACGTCGGGCACCGGATACGAGTTCTCGTTCGTGTTTAGCGCCACCGGGACGTCCAGCTGCGGCGCACCGTACGGCTCGCTGCCCTTGAGTTCGTCGCGGATCGGGAGTTCGGCGAGCGTCACGCTGCGGCCCGCCCACCGCCCGTCGGGGCCGGGAGCGCTCATCGGGCGAACCTGGCCCGGACGGCCGCGCCGTGCGCCGGGAGGTCCTCGGCGTCGGCGAGCGTCGTGACGTGACCGGCCACCTCGCGCAGTGCCTCCTCGGTGTACTCCACGACGTGGACACCACGCAGGAACGTCTGCACCGACAGCCCGGACGAATGCCGCGCGCAGCCGCCGGTGGGCAGCACGTGGTTGGACCCCGCGCAGTAGTCGCCGAGCGACACCGGCGACCAGGGCCCGACGAAGATCGCGCCGGCGTTGCGGACCCGCGCGGCGACCGCAGCGGCGTCGGCGGTCTGGATCTCCAGGTGCTCGGCGGCGTAGGCGTCGACGACACGAAGGCCCTGCTCCAGGTCGTCGACGAGCACGACGCCCGACTGCGGCCCGGAGAGCGCGGCTCGCACCCGCTCGACGTGCTTGGTGACCGCCACCTGCCGGACGACCTCGGCCTCGACCGCGTCGGCCAGTTCGGTGGACGCGGTGACCAGCACCGACGCGGCGGCCGGGTCGTGCTCGGCCTGGCTGATCAGGTCGGCGGCGACGTGCACCGGATCGGCGGTGTCGTCGGCGAGCACGGCGATCTCGGTGGTGCCGGCCTCCGAGTCGATGCCGATGATCCCGCGCAGCAGCCGCTTCGCCGCGGTGACGTAGATGTTGCCGGGGCCGGTGACGACGTCGACCGGCTCGACCGGGCTCGCGCCGTCGCCGGCGTCGGCGAGCCCGTACGCGAACACCGCGATCGCCTGCGCGCCGCCGACCGCGTACACCTCGTCGACGCCGAGCAGCGCGCAGGCCGCCAGGATCGTCGGGTGGGGCAGGCCGCCGAACTCCTTCTGCGGCGGCGACGCGACGGCCAGCGACGGGACCCCGGCCTCCTGGGCCGGCACCACGTTCATCACGACGCTGGACGGGTAGACGGCCAGGCCGCCGGGAACGTAGAGGCCGACGCGGCCGGCCGGCACGAACCGCTCGGTGACGGTGCCGCCGGGCACGACCCGGGTGGTGACGTCGGTGCGCCGCTGATCGGCGTGGACCAGCCGGGCGCGCCGGATCGACTCGCGCAGCGCCGCGCGCACACCGTCGTCGAGGCCCGCTTCGGCCGCCGCGATCGCCTCGGCCGGCACGCGGACGCCGGTGGCCTCCACGCCGTCGAACCGGCGGGTCGCGTCGAGCACGGCGGGCAGGCCGTCGCGATGAATCGCCGACACGACCGGCCGGACCCGTTCGACGGCGGAGTCGACGTCGAAGGCGGCGCGGGGCAGTACTCCCCGCAGGTCGGCGGTGCTGCGATCGGCAGCGGTCCCGCGGAGGTCGATTCGGGTCAGCACGGGTAAGAGTCTACGGAGCGGCCCGACAGGTTTTGCCCGGTGGTGACGCGGCCAACCGACCCGCCTACCCCGAACTGATTGTGGTAACCGACGCAGCGCACGATTTCAGCGCGCACGCTTGCGGCCGCGCTCCTACGCTGGGGACGTGGCCGAGATCATCCCGCTGTTTCCGCTCGGCACCGTCCTGTTCCCGGGAGTGGTGCTCCCGCTGCACATCTTCGAGCCCCGGTACCGGGCGTTGATCCGCGATCTGATGACGGCCGACACCCGGTCCCGTCAGTTCGGGGTGTGTGCGATCCGGCAGGGCTGGGAGGTCGGCGAGGACGCCGTGACCGCTCTGTACGACGTGGGCTGCACGGCGGAGCTCCGGCAGGTCCACCCTTACCGCGACGGGCGGTTCGACGTGGTGAACGTCGGCCGGGACCGGTTCCGGCTGCTGGAGGTACTGCCGTCCGACGGTGACGTGCCCTACCTCCGCGCGCGGATCGAGCGGCTGCCGGAGGTGACGGCCGAGGCCCCCGCGGACGAGGAGGCCGAGGTGCTGGCGGCCGGGGTGCGCGAGGTGTTCGCCCGCTGCCGCACGCTCCTGCACGCGACGCTGCGCGCCGGCGAGGACCGCGCGGCCCGCGACGACGACGGCCACCCCGTGCTGCCTGCCCTCCCGCTGCCCAACGACCCGTCGATGCTGTCGTACCTGGTCGGGTCAGCCGCACCGCTGACGCTCGACGACCAGCAGAGCCTGCTGGCGATCGACGAGCCGGTGAGCCGGCTGCGCCGAGAGCTGCGGTTGCTGAAGCGGGAAGCCACCATGCTCTCGCGGCTGCACGCGGTGCCGGTGCCGCTCGCGGAGCTCCAGGTCGTGCAGTCCCCCAACTGAACCGTCACTGGTCCGGCGGGCGGGCTCCCCAGTGGCGTCCGTGCGCGCGGTTGAGCGTCGGGTCGGCTTTCAGATCGGGGTAACGCGACCAGGCGGCCACCAGCACGTACCCGAGCACCGCGACGAGCGGCTCGAGGAACAGCAGGCCGCGGGCGTCCAACTCCACCGGCATCGTGAACTCGCGGCCCGGCGCGGCGGTCTGCAGCAGCGACTCGTACTCCGACTGCCCGACCCAGACGCCGAACTTCCAGCTGATCCACGCGGCCGCGAGGCCGCCCGCGGCCAGCCCGATCAGCACGATCGGCCCGCGGCGGCGGCGGATCACGTAGGCGATCGGGCCGGCGAGCAGGCCGGCCGCGAGCGCCAGCCCGCCGAAGGTCGCCTGCTGACCGACCGAGGACTCGCCGTAGTACTCGGCGAGGATCGGCCCGTTCGCCGTCATCAGCACCGGCACGTGCGGCCCGATCCAGGACCAGAGGGCCCCGGTGCCGACCCCGGTCGCGGCGACCACCAGGGCCAGGATCACGGCCGCGACCACGTCGCCCCAGGCCACCGAGGCGCGCAGGCCGGCCAGGAGGGCCGCGGGCGAGAGGGCCACCGGGTCGTCGGGCTCGTCGTCGGCACCGTGCCGGCGACGGTTCACCGGCACGAGCTCCGCGCCGGTGTTTCTGCTCGGGTCGGGACTCGTGTACTGGCCGGGGCCGGCGCTCGGGCCGGTGTTCGGGCCGGTGTTCGGGCTGGGGCCGGTGTTCGGGCCGATCAGGTAGCGGCCGGTGTCGGGGGCGCTGCCGGGATTTTCCGGCTGGGCCGGGCCGGGCGGGTGCGCGGGCGGCGGGGTCACGCCGTCCGACGGCCTCGGCGATTCCTGGCGCACACGTCAACCATAGTGCTCAACGTCCCCAACCCTGGACGAGGGCGGCGGACGCATCCAGCCAGGCGCGGCGGGTGACGTCCGCGATCTGGGAGAACGCGATCGTCGACCCGGACTCCAGCGCCGGGTCGTAGGGAATGACGGCGACCGCCCGGGTGCGCTGGGCGAAGTGCTCCACCAACTCCTCGAGCAGCGGAGAACGGATCGGGCTGGGGCAGCTCAGCACCGTGACCGCGTCGGCGACCAGGTCGGCGTGGCCGTCCGCCTCGAGCAGGTCGAGCATCCAGTCGGCGGTGAACGCCGCGTCCTCGCGGGGCAGCGTCGTGACCACCATCCGGTCGCTCTGCTGGATCACGGTCTTCCAGTTCGCGCTCTCGACGTTGTTCCCGGTGTCGACGCACACGATGTCGTACGCGCTGGTCAGCAACTTCATCAGGCGCTCGACGACGTCGGGGTTGAGGTGCCTGGCGACCCGCGGGTCCTCGTCGCCGGCCAGGACGTCGAACGACCCGTCGGACGAGTGGCGCAAGTAGTTCTCCAACACGTCCTGGACGGGTTGCCCCTGCGCGATCGCGGTCTCGACGCCCGGCAGATCACCGATCAGGTGCTTGATCGTCCGGGCGTGCCGTGCGGTGCCCGCGCGCAACCCGAGCGTGCCGCGCAGCTCGTTGTCGTCCCAGGCCAGCACCCCGCCGCCGCGCACGCTGCCGAGCGTCGCGGCGGCCAGCACGGTGGCGGTGGTCTTGTGGACGCCGCCCTTGGGGTTGACGAACGCCACCGCTTTCGACGAACCGACGTCGGCCCGGACCATCTCGAGCGCCTGCGGGATCGGCACCGTGCCCACGAGCGCCGGCGGTAACGGCGGCGCGACCGGCTGGGCCGGAGGCCGGGGTACCTCGCCGACCCGCTGCGCCGGCGGCACCGGCGTCGGCGCGGGAGGCGGCGGGAGCAGCGGAGGCACGAGCGGTGGCGCGGAACCCGCCGGGCGCGGCCGGCTGCGCGACCGGCCGAGTAACGCGCGCCAGCTCCGGACCGCTTCGCCCCGGTCGGCGGGCTCAGTGGGCCCCACCGGCACCTCCCGTTCGGACGCTTCGTGCGGTCAGCTCACCGCAAGACTACGTATCTTCTGCCCCGTTGTGCTCGTCGGTCGCGATCTCCTCGCTCATCCGGCGAGATCCGCGGTGTACGGAAACGTCTTCACGAACGGGTACTCGACCGTGTCGGACAGATCGTGCAGCTCTCGGTGGCCCGGCAGCCGGGTGTACCCGAGCCGGGCGTAGAACCGGTGGGCGTCGGCGAAGCGGGTGTCGGTCCACAGCTCCAGCTGACGCACGCCGCGAGCGAGGGCGTCGTCCTCCACCAGCGAGGTGAGCACCTCACCGAGCCCGTGCCGGCGCGCGGCCGCCCCGACGTAGAGGCTCTTGAGCTCGGCCGTGTCGTCGGGACCGGGCCGGAGGGCGATCGAGCCGACGATCGCGCCGCGCAGCTCCGCCACCCACATCCGCCCGCCGTTGGCGGCGTAGTAGCTACCCGGCGCCCGCAGCCACGGTTCCTCGCCGTCGATGTCGAGGACGCAGCCGGGGTACTCGCCCCAGGTGGTGCCGATCAGCTCGATCAGCCCCGCCGAGTCGGCGTCGGTGACCGGCCGGACAAGCGGGAGATCCTTGCGCATCTCGACGTGCCGGATGCCGGCCTCCTCGAACTCCGGCCCGGCCGTCGTGTAGCCGGCCTTCTCGTAGAACGCGGCGGCGTGCAGCTGCGCGTGGAGCACGATCTCCGGGTTGCCCCGGCGCATCGCGGCCCGCTCGAGGCCGCGGAGCACCGCCGTGCCCACCCCGGCGCGCCGGGCGTCGGCGCGGACGGCCATCCGCCCGACCCGGCCGGGCCCCGGTGGTTCGCCGACCAGCCGGCCGGTGCCGACCAGCCGGGGCTGGGCTCCGGCCGGGGCCGCCGGATCGGCCTCGTAGGCGCCGACGTGCACCGCGGTCTCGTCGAGCTCGTCACGCTCGATGTCGACCGGCACCCCCTGACCGACGACGAAGACTTCGTGACGCAGCGCGAACACGGCAGGCAACTCCGCACGGGCCGCCACCGTCACCCAGAGTGATCCGAGAGGGGTCTTCATGTGCATGCTCGAGAGCCTTCCTGAGTGGGCGGGGTGGGGCGCGGAACGACGTTCGGGTCGGTGCGGCTCAGCCGGCGGCCGTCGGGGACGGCGTCGTGCTCGGGCCGGCTGAATTATCGGACGGCGGACCGACAGTTCCGGATTGCTCCGGCAGCAACGGCACGAACGTCGCCCGATCCAACCGGGTGACCTCGGGCGCCGGATCGATCACCCGGATCCCCGGCCGCTGAGCCAGTGCCCGCAGCCGGTCGGGCGCCGCGCGGACCACGGCCGCGTACACGCACGCGCACAGCTGCCGGTAGGCGGCCGCCTCCCGGCGCTGCACGTCGGCCGCCGCCGTGTAGACCGCGGTCAGGTCGGGCGTCGCGGCGGACTTCGCTGCGGTGGCGGCGTCCGCGGCGGCCCGCTCCTTGTCCGACGCGGTCCGGTTCATCCCGGCCGGCACGTCCACGGCCAGCCGGTCGACGACGAGCGTCACCAGCTGGGTCTGGACGCCCGGGAGAGGGACCCGGGCCACCACCCGGTTCACCGTGTACCCGTCGAGCAGCGCCGGCAGGGCGTCCGGCCGCTGGTAGGCCGCCAGCCCGACCAACGCCCAGACCGGCTTCCCGGCCGGCAGGGCAGCCAGCTCGGCCGACGCCGCCGACCGGTAGGCGTCGACTACCTGGCCGTCGGCCGGCCCGACCCGCGGCACGTTCCCGACCGTGTCGTCGAAGGGCGCCGTCCGGGTTCCCGCCCGGTAGGCGGCGACGACGAGCGCCGCCACCAGCACGAACGTGATCAGCGCGGTCCACGACCGGGACAGCCGGAGAGCCCCGCGGCGGAGCCGGAGCAGTACGGCTCTCACGACTCCGCGCGGACCGTGTCCAGCGCCGCCTGCAGGTCGGCCGGGTACTCGCTGGTGAACTCGACCCACTCGCCGGTGTCGGGGTGGTCGAAGCCGAGCCGCATCGCGTGCAGCCACTGCCGGGTGAGCCCGAGCCGGGCCGACAGCGTGGGGTCGGCGCCGTAGGTCAGGTCCCCGACGCACGGGTGACGCAGGGCCGAGAAGTGCACCCGGATCTGGTGGGTACGACCGGTCTCCAACGTCACCTCGAGCAGCGACGCCGCCCGGAAGGCCTCCAGCGTGTCGTAGTGGGTGACGCTCGGCTTGCCGCCGGCCACCACCGCGAACCGCCAGTCCGACGAGGGGTGCCGGTCGATCGGCGCGTCGATCGTGCCGCGCGACGGGTCGGGATGGCCCTGCACCAGCGCGTGGTAGACCTTGCTGACCTCCCGCTCCTTGAACGCCCGCTTGAGCAGCGTGTACGCGCGCTCGCTGGTGGCCAGCACCATCAAGCCGGTGGTTCCGGCGTCGAGCCGGTGCACGACGCCCTGCCGCTCGGCCGCGCCGGACGTGGCGATGCGGTAGCCCATGGCCGCGACGCCACCGACCACCGTGGGGCCGGTCCAGCCGGGGCTCGGGTGCGCGGCGACCCCGACCGGTTTGTCGACGACGACGATGTGGTCGTCGGAGTACACGACGCGCAGACCGGGAACGGGCTCCGGGTTCGCGGTCGGCGGTGCGGGCGGCGCGGGCAGCGTCACGTCGAGCCAGGCTCCCCCGGAGACCCGGTCGGACTTCGCGGCCGGAGAGCCGTCGAGGTACACGTCACCGGACTCGATCACGCCGGCGGCCACGGTGCGCGACAGGCCGAACAAGCGGGCAAGCGCGGCGTCCAGGCGCATTCCCTCCAGCCCGTCGGGGACCGGAAGGGAACGGTGCTCGCCGGGGACGACTTCAGTCATCCCTCAATTGTGCCCCGGCGGGTCTTCGGCCACCGAAGCCCGCCCGGCCTTCGTCGCTCGCGAACCGTCGATCCGGCGCCCGGTCAGCTCCATCCCCACCAGGATCGCGACGCCGACGCACAGGCACGCGTCGGCGATGTTGAACACCGGCCACGGCGGGTCGAACGGGTCGACGATCGCGAAGAAGTCGACGACCCCACCGCCGGTACGGAACAGCCGATCGACGACGTTCCCGCAGGCCCCACCCAGGATCAGACCGAGGGCGACCGCCCAGCCGGTGGAGGCCAGCCGCCGCGCGCTGCGGATGATGACCAGGATGACGACGAGCGCGATCGCGGTCAGGACGTAGGTGTAGCTCGAGCCGAGCGAGAACGCCGCGCCCGTGTTCCGGGTGTGCACCAGGTAGAGGACGTCGGGTAGAAGCTGGACCGGCGGATGGCCGGTGTCTTCGAGCTCCGCGACGACGAGCAGCTTGCTGCCCAGGTCGAGCGCCAGGGCGACGAGCGCCACGACCGCGAACGTCCACCGTCCACGGGTGGTGGAGGGCGCACTGTTCGCGCGCGTCGCAGTGCCTGTGGGCGTCGCGGTGCCCGTGGGCGCGGTCGTCGCGTCCGGCTCGGCGGATTCCGTGTTCAGCGGCGTTCTTCGATCTGCTTGCAGCTCACGCACAGCGTCACGCTCGGGAAGGCCTCGAGCCGGGCCGTCGGGATCGGGTTGCCGCACCGCTCGCACGAGCCGTACTTGCCCTCGGCCAGCCGCGCCAGCGCGTGCTCCACCTGCTGGACGCGTTCACGCAGCCCGTGGACGAGCGACAGCTCCTGCTCGCGCTCGAACGTCTTGGTGCCCGTGTCGGCCTGGTCGTCGCCCGCCCCGTCGGCCACCCGGCTGCGCTGAAGGTCGGTCAGCGCGACGACCGCCTCGTCGTACTCGGTGGTGAGCTCGTGCAGCCGCGCCTCGAGGACGCTGCGCAGCTCCTCGTGCCGACCGTCGGCGGCCGGACCCGCCGCGGCCTTCCGGCCCGACGCGGGTGCCGCGGACTCGGATTTGGCCCGGGTCCGCGGAGCAGGTGCCTCCGCCGCCGTGCCGCCCGCCGCCGCGGTACGCGTCGTCCGGCGGGTGCCGGTCTTCGCCGCCGCCCGACGTGGGGTCTCCTTCGTGGCCTTCGCCTGCTCGGCCATACGCGGCCACCTCCGCCCAGGTTCGCCGTGCCTAGCCCGGCGGTTGGTCAGAGCGCTCAGGATACGTAGCCGATGCCCGCCCGACAATGCGACGCGCACCAATGCTGACGCCGTACACGCTCGTGTCGGCGAACAGCCTCCGTCAGTTGGCGCCTGTTCGCACTGTGAGTCTTCTCTCACATACCGTGACGAACGGGATTCTCAAACCTGGAGGGCTTCAGTCCGCACGCAGAGCGGCCAGTCTCGACGCCGCATCCGGCGGGGCCGGGGACAG contains:
- the hisF gene encoding imidazole glycerol phosphate synthase subunit HisF, with the translated sequence MTVAVRVIPCLDVDKGRVVKGVNFTRLRDAGDPVELARAYDAAGADELTFLDITASSSGRETTYDVVRRTAETVFIPLTVGGGVRTTDDVDALLRAGADKVGINTAAIARPELLREAAERFGSQCVVLSVDARRVVDGPPTPSGFEVTTHGGRRGTGIDAVEWAARGQEYGVGEILLNSMDGDGTKDGYDLPLITAVRAVVDVPVIASGGAGALEHFPPAIAAGADAVLAASVFHFGELTIGEVKAALRADGTPVR
- the hisH gene encoding imidazole glycerol phosphate synthase subunit HisH translates to MSPRVVVLDYGSGNLRSAERALERAGADVTVTPDLAAAAEADGLVVPGVGAFAAVMAGIEKLGAQEVIHARVADSRPVLGICVGMQVLFDYGVEHGVRTHGLGVFAGGVTRLTARRIPHMGWNTIDVGAGSQLFRGVEDERFYFVHSYAAPASGVDGVLTTATHDEPFLAAIERDAVAATQFHPEKSGDAGAAVLANWVRALS
- a CDS encoding histidinol-phosphate transaminase is translated as MSAPGPDGRWAGRSVTLAELPIRDELKGSEPYGAPQLDVPVALNTNENSYPVPDVVVEAIVAAVRAEAAGLNRYPDREAVALREDLARYVGHGLTVHNLWAANGSNEVLQELLQVFGGPGRTALGFTPAYSMHPILALGTGTAWIDGRRNADFSVDAESAAADVRRHDPDVVFLCSPNNPTGTALGLDVVEAVLDAARGVVVVDEAYAEFAREGTPSALSLLGASHRLVVTRTMSKAFALAGARLGYLAADPAVVDAIRLVRLPYHLSSITQAAARAALAHADVLLATVEAIKEQRDRIVAELTARGLDVVPSDANFVLFGGLGDQKAVWQRVLEHGVLIRDVGLPGHLRVTAGTPAETDAFLAALTESLEGAATTTKGEA
- the hisD gene encoding histidinol dehydrogenase codes for the protein MLTRIDLRGTAADRSTADLRGVLPRAAFDVDSAVERVRPVVSAIHRDGLPAVLDATRRFDGVEATGVRVPAEAIAAAEAGLDDGVRAALRESIRRARLVHADQRRTDVTTRVVPGGTVTERFVPAGRVGLYVPGGLAVYPSSVVMNVVPAQEAGVPSLAVASPPQKEFGGLPHPTILAACALLGVDEVYAVGGAQAIAVFAYGLADAGDGASPVEPVDVVTGPGNIYVTAAKRLLRGIIGIDSEAGTTEIAVLADDTADPVHVAADLISQAEHDPAAASVLVTASTELADAVEAEVVRQVAVTKHVERVRAALSGPQSGVVLVDDLEQGLRVVDAYAAEHLEIQTADAAAVAARVRNAGAIFVGPWSPVSLGDYCAGSNHVLPTGGCARHSSGLSVQTFLRGVHVVEYTEEALREVAGHVTTLADAEDLPAHGAAVRARFAR
- the hisB gene encoding imidazoleglycerol-phosphate dehydratase HisB encodes the protein MSRTGRIERATGESKVLVEIDLDGSGTCDISTGVGFYDHMLNQLGKHGGFDLTVQTVGDLHIDAHHTVEDTAIALGQAFNQALGDKAGIRRFGDALVPLDEALVQVAVDLAGRPYLVHEEPAVMEVATIGPAFPATLVRHIWEAFTHNASIALHVLVRSGRDPHHIAESQFKAVARALRDATAFDPRVSGIPSTKGRLSG
- the priA gene encoding bifunctional 1-(5-phosphoribosyl)-5-((5-phosphoribosylamino)methylideneamino)imidazole-4-carboxamide isomerase/phosphoribosylanthranilate isomerase PriA → MTRLELLPAVDVADGQAVRLVQGEAGSETSYGDPLEAALTWQRDGAEWIHLVDLDAAFGRGSNAAQLAEVVRALDVQVELSGGIRDDASLRAALATGCRRVNIGTAALEDPEWCAKAIAEHGDRIAVGLDVRGTTLSARGWTKDGGELFEVLARLDAEGCARYVVTDVRRDGTLTGPNVELLKSVCAATDRPVIASGGVSTLDDLRELATLVPIGVEGAIVGKALYAGAFTLPEALSAVAE